A region from the Muribaculum gordoncarteri genome encodes:
- a CDS encoding glycosyltransferase produces MTYNIDNQALIALTLSCLAAATAIAILIIYARRIILVVRNARRQADDTNQVFGLSPASIIVYAYENPDGVAALLPSLLSQDYDGGFEVIVVNDGNDEATDSLLRELEATHKNLYHTFTPHDTRNVSRKKLAITLGIKAAHYESIVLVTADSRITSQRWLEKMARHFNDNEKDIVIGYAFPDLDNVANTPSRGEVQDWLIDIVHYLAAALDGHTYRGDGDNLAYRRSLFFKNKGFSQSLNLSYGDDDVFIHQCATPRNVAVELSRESHVSTSFNNPREAMKHKKLQYTFTSSHAGKWQHRLYGFCLALLWVWLLLTVASIAIAPRNLMVIGANIVVALLLWVPLIASWNSASRALGGHRFFFSVPLALLWRPIRNIIYYIKSHRAHSGQYAWQTLGPSANWSKLTDDTAK; encoded by the coding sequence GTGACTTACAATATCGACAATCAGGCATTGATAGCGTTGACGCTTTCATGTCTGGCCGCAGCTACCGCAATAGCAATACTTATTATATATGCACGACGCATAATACTTGTCGTACGCAATGCGCGACGACAGGCCGACGACACCAATCAGGTTTTCGGGCTTTCACCGGCATCGATCATCGTGTATGCCTACGAGAACCCCGACGGAGTGGCCGCACTGCTTCCATCACTGCTGTCGCAGGACTACGACGGCGGCTTTGAGGTGATAGTCGTCAACGACGGCAACGACGAGGCCACCGACTCACTGCTGCGCGAACTTGAAGCGACTCACAAGAATCTATATCACACATTCACGCCTCATGACACCCGCAACGTGTCGCGCAAGAAACTTGCGATAACGCTCGGCATCAAGGCGGCTCACTATGAGTCGATAGTGCTCGTAACGGCCGACAGCCGCATAACATCGCAACGATGGCTCGAAAAGATGGCACGTCACTTCAACGACAACGAGAAGGACATTGTGATAGGCTACGCATTTCCCGACCTCGACAACGTGGCCAACACCCCGTCGCGTGGCGAAGTCCAAGACTGGCTCATCGACATAGTTCACTATCTGGCAGCTGCACTCGACGGACACACCTATCGAGGTGACGGCGACAATCTCGCCTACCGCCGCAGCCTGTTTTTCAAGAACAAGGGATTCTCGCAGTCGCTCAACCTCAGCTACGGCGACGACGATGTATTCATCCATCAGTGCGCCACTCCGCGCAACGTTGCAGTCGAGCTGTCGCGCGAAAGCCATGTGAGCACTTCGTTCAACAATCCGCGTGAAGCGATGAAGCACAAGAAACTGCAATACACCTTCACGTCGTCACATGCCGGCAAGTGGCAGCACCGCCTCTACGGATTCTGCCTTGCACTGCTGTGGGTGTGGCTGCTGCTCACCGTGGCATCGATTGCAATCGCCCCGCGCAACCTCATGGTGATAGGCGCCAACATCGTAGTGGCACTTCTGCTCTGGGTTCCGCTCATAGCCTCGTGGAACAGTGCGTCACGCGCACTCGGAGGCCATCGGTTCTTCTTCTCCGTGCCTCTGGCTCTGCTGTGGCGTCCGATACGCAACATCATCTATTATATAAAGAGTCACCGCGCCCACAGCGGACAGTATGCCTGGCAGACTCTCGGGCCTTCGGCCAACTGGTCGAAACTGACCGACGACACGGCAAAATAA
- a CDS encoding polysaccharide biosynthesis/export family protein encodes MRTILHIIILSAALMLASCSAPKSSLTYFEDLSGTQSGTLPSTDYEIKLRPDDELLITVTSLVPEATAEYNLPLSNPATQSSIMTPSQGKQQTYIVDKSGDIKFPGIGMIHVDGMTTSQLASLLAKKISAEVEDPYVKVVLVNFRINVMGEVNRPGSIEVNRERYSILDALADAGDLTQYGERDNILLVREENNGTKTFHHLNLNDSELLSSPYFYLQQNDVVCVNPNKIRKDNSKYNQNNAFKLSVVSAVTGACSVIASLIIALVIR; translated from the coding sequence ATGAGAACAATTCTACACATAATTATATTGTCGGCGGCTTTGATGCTTGCGTCATGTAGCGCTCCCAAATCGTCGCTGACCTACTTCGAGGACCTCAGCGGCACGCAATCGGGCACTCTGCCATCGACCGATTACGAGATAAAGCTCCGTCCCGACGACGAACTGCTCATAACCGTGACATCGCTCGTACCCGAAGCAACTGCCGAATACAACCTCCCGCTCTCCAATCCGGCCACGCAAAGCAGCATAATGACCCCGTCGCAGGGAAAGCAGCAGACCTATATTGTCGACAAAAGCGGCGACATAAAATTTCCCGGCATAGGCATGATTCATGTCGACGGCATGACAACATCGCAACTTGCGTCGCTGCTCGCAAAGAAAATCAGCGCCGAGGTCGAGGACCCCTACGTGAAAGTGGTGCTCGTCAACTTCCGCATCAATGTGATGGGCGAGGTCAACCGCCCCGGATCAATAGAAGTGAACCGCGAGCGTTACTCAATACTCGATGCACTCGCCGATGCCGGCGACCTGACACAATACGGCGAACGTGACAACATACTGCTCGTGCGCGAGGAGAACAACGGAACAAAGACATTCCACCACCTCAACCTCAACGACTCGGAACTCTTGTCGTCGCCTTACTTCTATCTGCAACAGAACGATGTAGTGTGCGTGAATCCCAACAAGATTCGCAAGGACAATTCAAAGTACAACCAAAACAACGCCTTCAAGCTATCGGTCGTATCGGCCGTCACCGGAGCATGCTCGGTGATTGCGTCACTGATAATCGCCCTTGTAATACGCTAA
- a CDS encoding GumC family protein codes for MKPNDPAYKKRDNRIEIADLISLYRSKWPAFLISIAACLAVAALYIYIKAPVYEIQANILITDDDKTSDFMRSISMADMFVNNTSVDEEMSILNSHSLFRNVTEELGCNITYTVKENLIKRTKKYSGTPVKLTPPAGIADTLRRSLKFKLKADKEGVVSVTVRNNRDKIVGEVKEKRFPVTVTTPYGDFILSTTDTYEKGRSLSMQIGFCGYDLAAELLQKEVMCYIPNKKADVITVALNSTDINYAKSVVNAVIQQYNARGIEENQRKAQQTADFIDKRLVDISKELNDAESDIEQYKQSHDIVDVEVETKYLLTRKGTLEESLIAAETEVGVLELTRDFIADPANRFNLIPTPLGAEAAAEAIEAYNSLILERIRLEKSAKPGNKVLTALNEQIDAMRTNVATTLERSIASARVTLNELRGKSGDSQSRLGDIPAREREFVNIKRRQAVKENLYLFLLKEREESALRIANAVPKGMIIDKAYALSDQVNMTPAKVLILAFLLGLFIVPLWLYFRSLIRNKFSDMRELQRLTTIPILGEVSLDRSGDKLVTAGNSSSSTAELFRLLRSNLQFITGGINAKVLLVTSSTAGEGKSFVAINMAASLTISGKRVVLVGMDIRNPQLTNYLGVASETGLTTYLSSSQYTIDDITVHHPEVKGLDIITSGPVPPNPSELLMSTRVDNLFSELRSRYDYIIIDSAPVGMVSDTYSLARVSDATIYVCRANHTTFSDIEFVNRLYAEKRLPHIALVLNGTHVRKGYGYGYGYGKA; via the coding sequence ATGAAACCTAACGACCCGGCATATAAAAAACGTGACAACCGCATCGAGATAGCCGACCTCATAAGCCTCTATCGCTCCAAGTGGCCGGCATTTCTCATCTCCATCGCGGCATGCCTTGCCGTGGCCGCTCTCTACATTTACATCAAGGCGCCCGTATATGAAATCCAGGCCAACATACTCATCACCGACGACGACAAGACATCGGACTTCATGCGCTCCATCAGCATGGCCGACATGTTTGTCAACAACACATCGGTCGACGAGGAGATGTCGATACTGAACTCCCACTCGCTTTTCCGCAACGTGACCGAAGAGCTCGGATGCAACATAACCTATACGGTAAAGGAGAACCTGATCAAGCGGACAAAGAAGTATTCGGGCACACCGGTGAAGCTCACTCCTCCCGCCGGAATAGCCGACACGCTGCGCCGCTCGCTGAAGTTCAAGCTGAAAGCCGACAAGGAGGGAGTTGTGAGCGTGACCGTACGCAACAACCGCGACAAAATCGTGGGCGAGGTCAAGGAGAAGCGGTTTCCGGTAACCGTGACTACACCCTACGGCGACTTCATCCTGTCGACAACCGACACCTATGAAAAGGGACGGAGCCTGTCGATGCAGATAGGGTTCTGTGGATACGACCTCGCGGCTGAACTGCTGCAGAAAGAGGTGATGTGCTACATCCCCAACAAGAAGGCCGATGTGATAACCGTTGCGCTCAACAGCACCGACATCAACTATGCCAAGAGCGTGGTCAACGCAGTAATCCAACAATATAACGCACGCGGCATCGAGGAGAACCAACGGAAAGCTCAGCAGACAGCCGACTTCATCGACAAGAGGCTCGTCGACATTTCAAAGGAGCTGAACGATGCCGAAAGCGACATCGAGCAATACAAGCAGTCGCATGACATTGTGGATGTGGAGGTAGAAACCAAATATCTCCTGACCCGGAAAGGCACGCTCGAAGAGAGCCTCATTGCCGCCGAAACCGAAGTAGGCGTGCTCGAGCTTACGCGTGACTTCATTGCCGATCCAGCCAACCGCTTCAACCTGATTCCTACACCGCTCGGTGCCGAAGCCGCCGCCGAGGCAATAGAAGCCTACAACTCACTGATTCTTGAACGCATACGGCTTGAAAAGAGCGCGAAGCCGGGCAACAAGGTGCTCACGGCCCTCAACGAGCAGATCGACGCCATGCGCACCAACGTGGCCACGACGCTGGAGCGCTCGATAGCGTCGGCGCGCGTTACGCTGAATGAACTTCGCGGCAAGAGCGGGGATTCGCAGTCGCGCCTCGGCGACATCCCGGCGAGGGAGCGTGAGTTTGTCAACATCAAGCGTCGACAGGCCGTGAAGGAGAACCTCTACCTGTTTCTGCTGAAGGAGCGTGAGGAGTCGGCCCTGCGCATAGCCAACGCCGTGCCCAAGGGAATGATAATCGACAAGGCCTACGCGCTCTCCGACCAAGTGAACATGACGCCGGCCAAAGTGCTCATCCTTGCGTTTCTGCTCGGACTGTTCATCGTGCCGCTGTGGCTCTACTTCCGCTCGCTGATACGCAACAAGTTCTCCGACATGCGCGAGTTGCAACGGCTCACCACGATACCCATACTCGGCGAAGTGTCGCTCGACCGCAGCGGCGACAAGCTTGTCACCGCCGGCAACTCATCGTCGTCGACCGCCGAGCTGTTCCGCCTGCTTAGAAGCAACCTGCAATTCATAACCGGAGGTATCAACGCCAAAGTGCTGCTCGTGACATCGTCGACAGCCGGCGAAGGGAAATCGTTTGTCGCCATCAACATGGCCGCATCGCTCACCATTTCGGGCAAGCGCGTGGTGCTTGTGGGAATGGACATACGCAATCCGCAGCTCACCAACTATCTCGGAGTGGCATCGGAAACCGGACTCACCACCTATCTTTCGTCGTCGCAATACACAATCGACGACATAACGGTACACCACCCCGAAGTAAAGGGACTCGACATAATAACCTCAGGCCCGGTACCGCCCAACCCGTCGGAGCTGCTCATGTCGACGCGCGTCGACAACCTGTTCAGCGAACTGCGCTCACGCTACGACTACATCATCATCGACAGCGCACCGGTAGGCATGGTAAGCGACACCTATTCGCTCGCCCGCGTAAGTGACGCTACAATCTATGTGTGCCGTGCCAACCACACGACATTCAGCGACATCGAATTTGTCAACCGACTTTATGCCGAAAAACGCCTTCCCCACATTGCGCTTGTGCTCAACGGCACCCATGTGCGCAAAGGCTACGGCTACGGTTACGGCTATGGCAAGGCATAA